A single region of the Amia ocellicauda isolate fAmiCal2 chromosome 8, fAmiCal2.hap1, whole genome shotgun sequence genome encodes:
- the LOC136755517 gene encoding glial cell line-derived neurotrophic factor-like — protein MKLWDVLAMCLLLLNAVSTSPLFNNWQAGKRSESLEQRSVAPSPLDGSESGSVSLEASLEEEYDIPELYPEEFEDVVDFIQATIKRLKRSPEWEVPSHGKQDRSRQRASTNTDTGAKRARGRDRRGKNRGCILKEIHLNVTDLDLGYKTKEELIFRYCSGSCSSPETTYDLILKNLTRNKKLVKEKVKTACCRPTSFDDDLSFLDDSLVYHTLKKHSARKCGCV, from the exons ATGAAGTTATGGGATGTCTTGGCCATGTGTTTGTTGCTGCTGAATGCCGTCTCCACAAGTCCCCTCTTCAACAACTGGCAGGCAGGGAAAAGGTCCGAGTCTCTGGAGCAGCGGAGTGTCGCTCCTTCTCCACTGGACGGGTCTGAATCCGGATCTGTCAGCCTGGAGGCCTCGCTTGAAGAAGAGT ACGACATACCAGAGCTTTATCCAGAGGAGTTTGAGGATGTCGTGGATTTTATCCAAGCCACGATTAAAAGACTAAAGAGGTCACCGGAATGGGAGGTTCCCTCTCACGGCAAACAGGACCGGAGTCGGCAGAGAGCCtcaacaaacacagacactggcgCTAAGAGAGCGCGCGGCAGAGACCGCAGGGGAAAGAATCGGGGCTGCATACTGAAGGAGATACACTTAAATGTCACAGACCTGGACTTGGGTTACAAGACCAAAGAGGAGCTAATTTTCAGGTACTGCAGTGGCTCCTGCAGCTCCCCAGAGACCACGTATGACTTGATACTTAAAAACCTCACGAGAAACAAAAAGCTGGTCAAAGAGAAAGTGAAGACAGCCTGCTGCAGGCCCACGTCCTTCGATGACGACCTGTCATTCTTAGACGACAGCCTGGTCTATCACACTCTGAAGAAACATTCCGCCAGGAAGTGCGGCTGTGTCTGA